The DNA segment TTAAGACCGACTTCTTCTATCACGTTACCTCCCTTCAAACAGTCTAAGACGTACCCGATCAAGACCTAATTTGTACATATACAtagatattaattctttataaataaaagtaaaatagacttaaaactttaaaagacGGAATACCAACCCGAATTGCTTCTTCGTCAATCATAACAGAGCTTACTCTTTCGAGAAGCATCTTAATTGTATTATAGTATAAATTGGTCATAACAGGCTGTCCTAATTTCTTGAGAACCTTAGTTATTGTTTCAGCACATTCCTTGCAGGAAACATTCGGTTGCACAATAGTTTCCATTTCCTGTAACAATTTGGTGTCCTTTTTCATGTGACTACTGAACTTTTGAAGAAATTCCTGTACTTTCATAGGATCTGGCAGAAAGCGCGATATCTGATGAATTTTTGTCATTAGCTCATTTTTAGCGTCCGGTTTTTTTACAATGTCAAGCCATTCAACTACTGCCCTTCGCACcctaaatatatacaaaattaatttgcattagAACAAAGACATCTTTGTGATAGTTTGTAAATTGAAACAATTAATGTATAACATACGCAAGTTGATGCTTTTGAAGTTCCACAAATGCTTTCGAAGCATGATCATCAATTGTACCCAAAAGATGGTACAATTTTTTCATTCTCTCTTCAGCTTGTAGTTGATAAGGTACTAGGCATGTATTAAGCAATCTTTCTACCAGCAATCTATCTTCCATACCTGCCATGTAATAACcatgtaatattttatcttttatccaGATAACCGCTTTCTTTGTAGCCTGTGGTACATCGGCGTCATTCAAGTGTTTCTTGTATATCATAGCTAAGCCAGACATCGCCTCTTTTcgtattttaaactaaaaagatATGATTATTAGTAAACTGAAGCCATAAACctaaatatagaatttaaacTTGATTCATtagcttctaatttttttttatttttttaaagaccttaaaatattttgaaaaatgtattaaatacagaaagaaaaaaaattgcgaagATATTGCTCTATAAAGGATAGGTTAAAAGaacagttaaatttaatattttacctttttgtCCAAAGTCCTTTCTTTAACAAATTCGAGAAGATCCTCACTATCCGACACAACTTCAAAGTCTCGTCTAGCAGTCGTCACTATAGCCATAACAACCTCGTAACGGACGCTCTCATCGGCGTCATGTTGTCTCAATTTTAAGGTATCCGTGATATCTTTTCTTAATTCAGGATGATTTAACAGGAAGTGCATCGAATACTGCACACATTTAATACGAATAGACACGCTGATATCGTTAAATCGTCCCAGAAACGCCCTCCATAATTGTGTATGCTGTATGGCTAATTGTGAGCCTTTCTCGGAAAACATTCTCGCTAGTAACGCCACGGCGCCCAATCTCTCGTTTTCAGAAGAGGATTTCAATTTACATTCTAGTTGCGGAAGGACGGACAGCAAGACACTTGGGCATATGTGATTCAGCTCATAAATCAGATCGTATACCTTCTTGCAGATTTGCAAGCTCTTCTCCTCCTTGCCCAATATCAAGACATGattgaaaaactgtaaaatgtGAAACTTTCAGGCTTGTTTATAACAATGTAGATCAATAGTTTAACTTACTACCTTTTtctaagaatttaaaaaaatagaaagttaaacagagattaaataatatacattggTGCAAACaatctttattatataaattattatataaaatgtctcTAAAAATGAACACATTCAGCTtgacaatttttaacattattattacttaccgCCTGAATGTATGGTTCTAATGTGTCACTACATTTGATTACCAGGTCTTTAGCAAGCGTATATGCATTCTTCTTCTGTGTTTTGTTGGGTTCTACAATATTCATAAGTATGATATCCAAAAGCTCATTACTGACAATGTCTGATTCGGTAATAAGTGGGCACAAAACATCCAACATGAAGCTCTTAACTTTGCCAGAATGCTCGTCACtaaaaatatgttgtattaattgtattacattgcagaaatgttaaaaatctattttctttttcttatcttcGGGTATACTCACTTGACAATTTTGAACATGAGAGAAAATAATGCACAAAATATCTCTTGGCAATCTTCTAGCTCAAAGCACATGTTAAACGATTTAACATAAGCTAAATTTTCAAGTAGATAGAAGTACCTCTTGAAAGCGGGGTCTTTAGGATCTTTTAAGCCTGCCAGTTGTTTGATAAGGAACAGGAATATCGTTTTCacctaaaaagttaaaaatagtaATGATAAACTGtttagtttaagtatttataatctttatcaATTCATGTAATAAATTGATAAGATTATAATGCAAATATTCACCTGATCGGCATCTTTGTAAGGAGCTTCTGGTGCATAAACTCTTAAGACATCTGCAATGCAGCAAGCAATTAGAAGTTGTACATCCTTGCTCTGATGCATCAGAAAATGTTCCTCTGCCAAATGCAATGCCAGTGGTATGTATTGTTGATACATTCCCTCATCTTGTCCCATAGCTTGCAGCGTATGCGCCAAGgtctacatatttattttatcttaatattatgTTTTGTATATAATGCATTTAGATCCACTACATTCAGAAGAAAAAGCtgtgtaaaattctttaatacaaTTGATTCATGGCATTTAGATCCAGAAGAAACTAAAGACAAAAACCAATCACATTGAAGAATCTTACAACAATGGCAATGCTACTTTTTCTgctaaacaatattttttataatagtaagaTATTCCTCTGATTGTACCTTGAGTCTCCTGATTAGCTCATCTGGACCTAAATCTTCAGTGACCGATCTGCATCCTTGCGGATATATTATTTCAGACATGGTGGCTACTTAGTGTACCAACCCAATAAAACCAAGAACCTTTATCTTTAATGTATTCTAAAACACGGTCCAAATTctgcaataataattatctatataaaattctataagaTATAGtttgagtttaaaaaaattttaaataccaaGGACATAATTAATACTTTCAATGATTTGTTTGTTTTCCTCACAAGGTCTATGTTAAGTAATATGTCATTGATATCttatctcatatatatatatatatatatatatatatatatattgatatcttatctcatatatatatatatatatatatatatatatatactatattacaGTATAATCTTGTTTTCAGaaagtacaataaaatacatttataacagaaataagcctctttaatttacataaatttaaataaaactgagTCTTGTAGAATGCTTTAAACTTTCCACAAGTTGGTTCAGAAGAAGTCACACATATTTATAGTATATCCTACAAATTGCAATATAAAGCTCAATATTAATGCTTAGGATGCAATGCTAGTGATATCATACTTTAAAAAGCTGATAAAAGTCACATCCGGATATATTTCAAGACAAAAACGCCAATATGAAGATACTACATGTAAATGCTAGATTAGGTATAATTCGTGAAAACTATGGAAGGTATGAAGGTACAGGACGTTCGCGTTCGATAACATATTTCACGACGGACGCCAGAACGGCAATTCATCTCGATTCGCGAACAGACGGATGGAACGTGAGCGGAATAAAATCCTGAGTTACTCGAATGCTGTATCGGTACGTCGACGAGCGTACTGATTTTCGGAACAACGGACAACCGATCGGTGGTCAAAGAGTTTCGAGGTTAGGTACGCTTGCCGTGCACGTATACAAGCCACGACGTAAACAAGAATCTCGCGTAACGGGGACTCTCGCGGCGAGGTGCTAGCGGGGCCGGGAACGTCGTGGCGGGAAAGGAGTACTAGCGGCGCCGACGTGGTCGTACGTTACCTGGAGATATGCATAGACGCCGCAAGGCCCGTGACACTCGCAATATCAATAAAGCACACGTATCGCGACGACGagccgtcgccgccaccgcgcGCGCGGTGGATCGCCTTTCACGGAGGTTGCACTCGCGCTCGGGCTTTATGAGCCGCGGACTCCAATCGCTTTGGTTCTTAACTAAGTGCGTGCGTACGTCCCGCGACGTGATCCGCGCGACTTTCTGTAGACACTTAGCATGGTCAGCAGGACCGGAGCGTCGGCGAAAGGAGAACAGCGGCGAGACTTGCTTCTAGAGTACGCGGTTAAGCGTGCCGAGGGACGCGACAGCGCGATTCGATCGTCTTGAAGTTTGCCGATCACAACCGTACGAGTGCGATGCGTCGCTACATCACCggcccgccgcgccccgcgatcTCATTGGTAGAGGTGCCGCGCGAAGTTGCCGCCACTCGCATGCGATTTATCTCGAAAGCCACGCGTCCACCAAGCTGGAAATCGTCGCGAGAATCTCGCAGCGAGCTCTCGGACGAAaagagaattgaccaatcgcatttgaatACATCTCGTCGCCGAATCTCGTTTTGTCCGGAGATTTTAGAGTAATTTATAGCATAATGGGATTTGACGCCACAAATGTTTCGGAACATTGTATTGACCAATtagaataaagaattttactaatTGACTAATCAAAGAACAGTTCAAACCACTTGTAGCGTCAACTCGACCGCACCCATGGACAGAAGGCCGAAGCCGAGAACCTTGCTGAGCGTTCTCATGAACTT comes from the Solenopsis invicta isolate M01_SB chromosome 14, UNIL_Sinv_3.0, whole genome shotgun sequence genome and includes:
- the LOC105196214 gene encoding sister chromatid cohesion protein PDS5 homolog B-A isoform X3, which encodes MSEIIYPQGCRSVTEDLGPDELIRRLKTLAHTLQAMGQDEGMYQQYIPLALHLAEEHFLMHQSKDVQLLIACCIADVLRVYAPEAPYKDADQVKTIFLFLIKQLAGLKDPKDPAFKRYFYLLENLAYVKSFNMCFELEDCQEIFCALFSLMFKIVNDEHSGKVKSFMLDVLCPLITESDIVSNELLDIILMNIVEPNKTQKKNAYTLAKDLVIKCSDTLEPYIQAFFNHVLILGKEEKSLQICKKVYDLIYELNHICPSVLLSVLPQLECKLKSSSENERLGAVALLARMFSEKGSQLAIQHTQLWRAFLGRFNDISVSIRIKCVQYSMHFLLNHPELRKDITDTLKLRQHDADESVRYEVVMAIVTTARRDFEVVSDSEDLLEFVKERTLDKKFKIRKEAMSGLAMIYKKHLNDADVPQATKKAVIWIKDKILHGYYMAGMEDRLLVERLLNTCLVPYQLQAEERMKKLYHLLGTIDDHASKAFVELQKHQLAVRRAVVEWLDIVKKPDAKNELMTKIHQISRFLPDPMKVQEFLQKFSSHMKKDTKLLQEMETIVQPNVSCKECAETITKVLKKLGQPVMTNLYYNTIKMLLERVSSVMIDEEAIRVLIGYVLDCLKGGNVIEEVGLNPNNAGEKGLRLLVMLSFVFGPHFLHNDILMQLVNLLELEDEMVAPLVLSIFTFLGKYKPLCDVAPDIMNLMVPICKNFAETGTPKQAKQAVRCLFVNMTNIHDTIFPEIIERIKNTLTPTSEYYRTSIVTLGHIAYNLPDKYQVQIKNMVSRKIVKELLVKESSEQTSEAIEGDWCREDELPEETRCRLEGLKCMARWLLGLKTDVLSAQKTFRMLNAFMVNKGDLLSQGRLSKAEMSWLRLQAGCSMLKICEQKGVGDQFTAEQFYNLSQLMVDEIPQVREAFGAKLHKGLGRGIPNKCLPLDFMGYYALAGKEQDKRLKCVLKTYMQTDINKRRDYVKTLSLGTVERAMDQLPHILPDYMLVFAVPILAHDPEFTSHVTVSQLKVIQQCLWFILEPLITKNEYYCYGFYKNLVERMKSHKDALKPDDNEMNYKLWAVCDLAMNVIYTKTTNFDMKEFPSETRIPTMYFKRSDENLHNQKNYLPAELQVNMTNPKGKGSFHNTHTVNERPQRKTKSKQQKEVGIGPNETDARIEEPPAKRALRESDKVNK
- the LOC105196214 gene encoding sister chromatid cohesion protein PDS5 homolog B-A isoform X2, producing MSEIIYPQGCRSVTEDLGPDELIRRLKTLAHTLQAMGQDEGMYQQYIPLALHLAEEHFLMHQSKDVQLLIACCIADVLRVYAPEAPYKDADQVKTIFLFLIKQLAGLKDPKDPAFKRYFYLLENLAYVKSFNMCFELEDCQEIFCALFSLMFKIVNDEHSGKVKSFMLDVLCPLITESDIVSNELLDIILMNIVEPNKTQKKNAYTLAKDLVIKCSDTLEPYIQAFFNHVLILGKEEKSLQICKKVYDLIYELNHICPSVLLSVLPQLECKLKSSSENERLGAVALLARMFSEKGSQLAIQHTQLWRAFLGRFNDISVSIRIKCVQYSMHFLLNHPELRKDITDTLKLRQHDADESVRYEVVMAIVTTARRDFEVVSDSEDLLEFVKERTLDKKFKIRKEAMSGLAMIYKKHLNDADVPQATKKAVIWIKDKILHGYYMAGMEDRLLVERLLNTCLVPYQLQAEERMKKLYHLLGTIDDHASKAFVELQKHQLAVRRAVVEWLDIVKKPDAKNELMTKIHQISRFLPDPMKVQEFLQKFSSHMKKDTKLLQEMETIVQPNVSCKECAETITKVLKKLGQPVMTNLYYNTIKMLLERVSSVMIDEEAIRVLIGYVLDCLKGGNVIEEVGLNPNNAGEKGLRLLVMLSFVFGPHFLHNDILMQLVNLLELEDEMVAPLVLSIFTFLGKYKPLCDVAPDIMNLMVPICKNFAETGTPKQAKQAVRCLFVNMTNIHDTIFPEIIERIKNTLTPTSEYYRTSIVTLGHIAYNLPDKYQVQIKNMVSRKIVKELLVKESSEQTSEAIEGDWCREDELPEETRCRLEGLKCMARWLLGLKTDVLSAQKTFRMLNAFMVNKGDLLSQGRLSKAEMSWLRLQAGCSMLKICEQKGVGDQFTAEQFYNLSQLMVDEIPQVREAFGAKLHKGLGRGIPNKCLPLDFMGYYALAGKEQDKRLKCVLKTYMQTDINKRRDYVKTLSLGTVERAMDQLPHILPDYMLVFAVPILAHDPEFTSHVTVSQLKVIQQCLWFILEPLITKNEYYCYGFYKNLVERMKSHKDALKPDDNEMNYKLWAVCDLAMNVIYTKTTNFDMKEFPSETRIPTMYFKRSDENLHNQKNYLPAELQVNMTNPKGKGSFHNTHTVNERPQRKTKSKQQKEVGIGPNETDARPAEASETRIQLPGLEEEIEEPPAKRALRESDKVNK
- the LOC105196214 gene encoding sister chromatid cohesion protein PDS5 homolog B-B isoform X1 translates to MSEIIYPQGCRSVTEDLGPDELIRRLKTLAHTLQAMGQDEGMYQQYIPLALHLAEEHFLMHQSKDVQLLIACCIADVLRVYAPEAPYKDADQVKTIFLFLIKQLAGLKDPKDPAFKRYFYLLENLAYVKSFNMCFELEDCQEIFCALFSLMFKIVNDEHSGKVKSFMLDVLCPLITESDIVSNELLDIILMNIVEPNKTQKKNAYTLAKDLVIKCSDTLEPYIQAFFNHVLILGKEEKSLQICKKVYDLIYELNHICPSVLLSVLPQLECKLKSSSENERLGAVALLARMFSEKGSQLAIQHTQLWRAFLGRFNDISVSIRIKCVQYSMHFLLNHPELRKDITDTLKLRQHDADESVRYEVVMAIVTTARRDFEVVSDSEDLLEFVKERTLDKKFKIRKEAMSGLAMIYKKHLNDADVPQATKKAVIWIKDKILHGYYMAGMEDRLLVERLLNTCLVPYQLQAEERMKKLYHLLGTIDDHASKAFVELQKHQLAVRRAVVEWLDIVKKPDAKNELMTKIHQISRFLPDPMKVQEFLQKFSSHMKKDTKLLQEMETIVQPNVSCKECAETITKVLKKLGQPVMTNLYYNTIKMLLERVSSVMIDEEAIRVLIGYVLDCLKGGNVIEEVGLNPNNAGEKGLRLLVMLSFVFGPHFLHNDILMQLVNLLELEDEMVAPLVLSIFTFLGKYKPLCDVAPDIMNLMVPICKNFAETGTPKQAKQAVRCLFVNMTNIHDTIFPEIIERIKNTLTPTSEYYRTSIVTLGHIAYNLPDKYQVQIKNMVSRKIVKELLVKESSEQTSEAIEGDWCREDELPEETRCRLEGLKCMARWLLGLKTDVLSAQKTFRMLNAFMVNKGDLLSQGRLSKAEMSWLRLQAGCSMLKICEQKGVGDQFTAEQFYNLSQLMVDEIPQVREAFGAKLHKGLGRGIPNKCLPLDFMGYYALAGKEQDKRLKCVLKTYMQTDINKRRDYVKTLSLGTVERAMDQLPHILPDYMLVFAVPILAHDPEFTSHVTVSQLKVIQQCLWFILEPLITKNEYYCYGFYKNLVERMKSHKDALKPDDNEMNYKLWAVCDLAMNVIYTKTTNFDMKEFPSETRIPTMYFKRSDENLHNQKNYLPAELQVNMTNPKGKGSFHNTHTVNERPQRKTKSKQQKEVGIGPNETDARLQVGEMECIDAQPAEASETRIQLPGLEEEIEEPPAKRALRESDKVNK